In one Helicobacter sp. 12S02232-10 genomic region, the following are encoded:
- a CDS encoding sulfatase-like hydrolase/transferase — MKNIFSHYFSYHWIIFLFSVILVGFYNDVFWLKIYSYVENDKKGDYFFVAFLFVAYVLIVALAIELLSVRLIAKWIIGILIVIAGVSQYYMKSLDITINNMVMESLLHTNLTEIRDFLTLGLFWFLIAYVILPICLLYFIKLKPYASFFHASCKKLGIIILYIAIIGGLYFYKGGDIIFAFKSSKVIIYTTNPIAPIRSSVHLILDLLKPLPHFVYVGMDARLKPTRLHPEIFVLVIGESARAANFSLDGYDRNTNPYMEKLDSLVNFTNFYSCGVITAISIPCMLTNYTHQTYKSRNQALYIDNILDIAQRVGYETYWISNNGGGCMGDVCARIKNVKYYNDGRLDGAMLEEIEDLIKNAKKDSFIVLNLHGSHGASYYERYPKNFEFFSPVCRQKELQKCSHESLVNAYDNSIIYTDYLLYQIVQALDKNKKFSSAMWYLSDHGESLGEYGQYMHGGLPYAISPDVQKHIPSMIWLGKGFEADYKKLIINKDKLLNQDYLFHTLLDLLDIQTKDYQKGLDIAN, encoded by the coding sequence GTGAAGAATATTTTTTCTCATTATTTTTCTTATCATTGGATTATTTTTCTTTTTTCGGTTATTTTGGTCGGTTTTTATAACGATGTTTTTTGGCTGAAGATTTATTCTTATGTAGAGAATGATAAAAAAGGAGATTATTTTTTCGTTGCTTTTTTATTTGTCGCATATGTTCTGATTGTTGCTTTAGCAATTGAATTGCTAAGTGTGCGACTGATTGCCAAATGGATTATTGGTATTTTGATTGTGATTGCAGGGGTGAGTCAATATTATATGAAGTCCTTGGATATTACCATTAATAATATGGTAATGGAAAGCTTGCTGCATACAAATTTGACTGAAATAAGGGATTTCTTAACATTAGGGCTGTTTTGGTTTCTGATAGCTTATGTAATATTACCGATTTGTTTGTTGTATTTTATCAAATTAAAACCTTATGCTTCATTTTTTCACGCTTCTTGTAAAAAGTTAGGAATCATCATTTTGTATATTGCAATTATTGGTGGTTTGTATTTTTATAAAGGTGGGGATATTATTTTTGCTTTTAAGAGTTCTAAAGTAATCATTTACACAACCAATCCGATCGCTCCTATTCGCTCTAGTGTTCATTTGATTTTAGATTTACTCAAACCTTTGCCGCATTTTGTTTATGTGGGTATGGATGCGAGATTGAAACCAACCCGTTTGCACCCTGAAATATTTGTTTTGGTGATCGGAGAAAGTGCTAGAGCGGCAAATTTTTCTTTAGATGGTTATGATAGAAACACAAATCCTTATATGGAAAAATTAGATTCTTTGGTGAATTTTACAAATTTTTATTCTTGTGGGGTTATTACGGCTATTTCAATTCCTTGTATGCTTACAAATTACACTCATCAGACTTATAAAAGTAGGAATCAGGCTTTATATATAGATAATATTTTGGATATTGCTCAAAGAGTCGGTTATGAAACTTATTGGATCAGCAATAATGGGGGTGGATGTATGGGTGATGTATGTGCTAGGATCAAAAATGTTAAATATTATAATGATGGGCGTTTAGATGGCGCTATGCTTGAAGAGATTGAGGATTTGATTAAAAATGCAAAGAAAGATTCGTTTATCGTGTTGAATTTACACGGAAGTCACGGCGCAAGCTATTATGAGCGATACCCTAAGAATTTCGAATTTTTCTCTCCGGTTTGTCGGCAAAAAGAACTTCAAAAATGTTCTCACGAAAGTCTTGTGAATGCTTATGATAATTCAATTATTTATACAGATTATCTTTTATACCAAATTGTTCAAGCATTGGATAAAAATAAAAAATTTTCTTCAGCTATGTGGTATTTGAGTGATCATGGAGAAAGCCTAGGCGAATATGGTCAATATATGCACGGAGGATTGCCTTATGCTATTTCTCCAGATGTGCAAAAACATATTCCTTCAATGATTTGGCTTGGGAAGGGATTTGAGGCAGATTATAAAAAATTGATTATCAATAAAGATAAACTTTTAAATCAAGATTATCTTTTTCATACATTGCTTGATCTTCTTGACATTCAAACTAAAGATTATCAAAAAGGATTAGATATTGCAAACTGA
- the ftsZ gene encoding cell division protein FtsZ codes for MAYENMKIDIQEIHTTNGAKITAVGVGGGGSNMIAHLIATGTHKDIILAAANTDIQHLETSPAQIKIKLGEKLTKGLGAGMLPEIGMQAAQESFEHIKEVLSNSDIVFISAGLGGGTGTGAAPIIAQAAKEVGALTISIVTKPFKMEGKKRAKIAEEGLKELKKTSDTIVVIPNEKLLSIVSKNAGIKESFKEVDSILARAVNGISGVILNHGENDINVDFADLKTVMDHKGLALMGTGESSGESSALEAVKNAIESPLFDNLSINGAMGVLVNFEINPNYPLLEISDAMGLIEEAANEDANIIFGTRTIADLPLDQVRVTIIATGFEKEIMDSHPKEENHFEPSYSMSKISIDAMRIASSGEDFRQSELDIPTIMRNQKD; via the coding sequence ATGGCATACGAAAATATGAAAATAGATATACAAGAGATCCATACAACGAATGGAGCAAAGATTACGGCTGTAGGTGTTGGGGGCGGTGGTTCAAATATGATAGCCCACCTCATTGCGACCGGAACTCACAAAGATATCATATTGGCAGCTGCCAACACTGACATACAACATCTAGAAACTTCGCCTGCTCAAATTAAAATAAAACTTGGCGAAAAACTCACTAAAGGACTTGGAGCTGGAATGCTTCCAGAAATTGGAATGCAGGCAGCTCAAGAAAGCTTTGAACACATCAAAGAAGTCCTTAGTAATTCAGATATCGTCTTTATTTCTGCAGGTCTTGGTGGAGGAACTGGAACTGGAGCAGCACCAATCATTGCACAAGCTGCAAAGGAAGTTGGAGCACTGACTATTTCCATTGTAACCAAACCTTTTAAAATGGAAGGAAAAAAACGTGCAAAAATTGCAGAAGAAGGACTTAAGGAACTTAAGAAAACAAGTGATACTATCGTTGTGATTCCAAATGAAAAACTTCTTTCTATTGTCAGTAAAAATGCTGGAATCAAGGAAAGTTTCAAAGAAGTCGATAGCATTCTTGCAAGAGCGGTTAATGGCATTTCAGGTGTAATTCTTAATCACGGAGAAAACGATATTAACGTTGATTTTGCTGACCTCAAGACAGTTATGGATCATAAAGGACTTGCCCTAATGGGAACAGGTGAATCAAGTGGTGAAAGTTCAGCCCTTGAAGCAGTCAAAAATGCTATCGAATCTCCATTGTTTGATAATCTTTCTATCAATGGAGCAATGGGTGTCTTGGTAAATTTTGAAATCAATCCCAATTATCCCTTATTAGAAATTTCAGATGCTATGGGGCTTATTGAGGAAGCAGCCAATGAAGATGCCAATATTATATTTGGAACACGCACCATTGCAGATCTTCCCCTAGATCAAGTCAGGGTAACTATCATTGCAACCGGATTTGAAAAAGAAATTATGGACAGCCATCCCAAAGAAGAAAATCATTTTGAACCCTCATATTCAATGTCTAAAATTTCAATAGATGCTATGAGAATTGCAAGTAGTGGGGAAGACTTCAGGCAATCTGAACTTGATATTCCTACTATTATGAGAAACCAAAAAGACTAA
- the ftsA gene encoding cell division protein FtsA, with protein MSHTILGVDIGSSKICSIIAEVKEGIPQIIGTGTQKSQGIKKGVIVNIELASRAIKNSIADAKRMAGLDNVNKAIVSISGAYTKSVNSSGVVNIPSSEIGIKEIGRVLETALYNASIPSEYEVIHVLPYKFKLDDQDFIEDPMGMNGARLEVFVHIVTVQRTSLENLKKSVRLAGVEIENVVLSAYAASIAVLSDDEKELGVACIDIGGSTCELMIYEGNSMKYNDFLGVGSHHITSDLAMVLNTHIAAAEAVKINYGNLTPAEENPQRIEVPSIGTDDTKHFILLETAQEVIHSRVVETLSILAKSIIRSGLKDQLGAGVVLTGGMINMTGIREIAGAIFQRMPIRIAKPIETIGLFEELKDPASSVAIGLIWYGAGKYTNYEKDSEKNIRYKKDKVNTEPNLPYSQQRSFIGADLTNLKEEVIKNDHKIQKKDIIDDTNNVKNNKVANFFTRLASKLF; from the coding sequence TTGAGTCACACAATTTTGGGAGTGGATATAGGTTCCAGCAAAATTTGCTCCATCATCGCTGAAGTCAAAGAAGGCATTCCTCAAATCATCGGAACCGGCACGCAAAAATCTCAAGGTATCAAAAAAGGGGTAATTGTCAATATTGAGCTTGCAAGCAGAGCGATCAAAAACTCCATTGCCGATGCCAAAAGAATGGCTGGACTCGATAATGTCAATAAGGCCATTGTTTCTATTTCAGGAGCCTATACCAAAAGCGTAAATAGTTCAGGTGTAGTCAATATTCCAAGCAGTGAGATTGGCATCAAGGAAATAGGAAGAGTTTTAGAAACCGCATTATACAACGCTTCAATTCCCTCTGAATACGAAGTTATTCACGTTCTTCCTTATAAATTCAAGCTTGATGATCAAGATTTTATCGAAGACCCGATGGGAATGAATGGAGCAAGACTAGAAGTCTTTGTGCATATCGTAACCGTCCAGCGTACAAGCTTAGAAAATCTTAAAAAATCCGTGCGACTTGCAGGTGTTGAAATAGAAAATGTTGTGTTATCTGCATATGCAGCTTCTATTGCGGTTTTAAGCGATGATGAAAAAGAACTTGGGGTAGCCTGTATTGATATTGGCGGAAGCACTTGTGAATTGATGATCTATGAGGGCAACTCAATGAAATATAATGATTTTTTAGGGGTTGGTTCTCATCATATCACAAGCGATTTGGCAATGGTATTAAACACGCATATCGCAGCTGCTGAAGCTGTAAAGATTAATTACGGCAATCTGACTCCAGCAGAAGAAAATCCACAAAGGATAGAAGTCCCATCTATAGGAACTGATGATACAAAGCATTTTATTTTGCTTGAAACCGCTCAAGAAGTAATCCATTCAAGAGTTGTAGAGACTCTTAGTATTTTAGCAAAATCCATTATAAGAAGCGGTCTTAAAGATCAACTTGGAGCTGGAGTAGTCCTCACAGGAGGAATGATTAATATGACAGGCATTCGAGAAATTGCTGGAGCGATTTTTCAAAGAATGCCCATCAGGATTGCCAAACCCATTGAAACAATCGGTCTGTTTGAAGAGCTTAAAGATCCTGCAAGCTCAGTTGCAATTGGGCTTATTTGGTATGGTGCGGGAAAATATACTAATTACGAAAAAGATTCTGAGAAAAATATTCGTTATAAAAAAGACAAAGTAAATACAGAACCAAATCTTCCTTACTCCCAACAACGAAGTTTTATAGGAGCAGATTTGACAAATCTTAAAGAAGAAGTTATAAAAAATGATCATAAAATTCAAAAAAAAGATATAATTGACGATACAAATAATGTTAAAAACAATAAAGTGGCCAATTTCTTTACGCGATTGGCATCGAAGTTATTTTGA
- a CDS encoding peptidylprolyl isomerase: MIEWMQKHKKYLVVTIWISTIAFIAAGMIGWGQYNFSISGDSVAKVGQIKISSQELAQEYNRFYEAYAQAFQDFNEEQAKAMGLENSALNFLINQALLRNFALDLGLRVEDSEVIDEITQNEAFQNNGHFDENLYKNTLKENHYRLSDFEENVRNALLLQKITALLPKTITPLELSAVSSGLKLQDKIEILILDAKNIKPKISPTELKEFWEKNKTKYQKPTEFQIQSIFIDSKSQPFTPEEIQEYYNQNKSLYLNDKGELESIQTARKKIQKDVQMQKAQAQALKEYLKLKKGEAQKVKNQTFSDTSHQYSPIIMQELQKAKINDTIKPQPYEDGYIVIKLAGKKDARPKDFEEAKSEALTQLQSLKKIQLLKIEAQNKLDTFKGKDIGFVYPNFKGKIEGLDEKEVAELMAHIFNSNKKSNFAIINKKAVLYKINQQNFKNKLQENDESFMVNATENLKTNYLDQTLIDYLRQKYAIKRY, from the coding sequence ATGATAGAGTGGATGCAAAAACATAAAAAATATCTTGTTGTCACAATATGGATCAGCACAATAGCATTTATAGCTGCAGGAATGATTGGATGGGGTCAATACAATTTTTCGATTTCAGGAGATAGTGTCGCAAAAGTCGGTCAAATCAAAATTTCTAGTCAAGAACTTGCTCAAGAATATAATAGATTTTATGAAGCATACGCTCAAGCTTTTCAAGATTTCAATGAAGAACAAGCAAAAGCAATGGGGCTTGAAAACTCTGCTCTCAATTTTCTGATCAACCAAGCTCTACTTAGAAACTTCGCTCTTGATTTAGGTCTGCGGGTAGAAGACTCTGAAGTTATTGATGAAATCACCCAAAATGAGGCCTTTCAAAATAATGGGCATTTTGATGAAAATCTATATAAAAATACCTTGAAAGAAAATCATTATCGCCTTTCAGATTTTGAAGAAAATGTAAGAAATGCTCTTTTGTTGCAAAAAATCACTGCTTTGCTCCCTAAAACGATCACTCCGTTAGAATTATCTGCAGTTTCTTCTGGACTCAAACTCCAAGATAAAATCGAAATCTTGATATTAGATGCAAAAAACATCAAACCAAAAATTTCTCCAACAGAACTCAAAGAATTCTGGGAAAAAAATAAAACCAAGTATCAAAAACCTACAGAATTTCAGATTCAATCCATCTTTATTGATTCAAAATCACAACCCTTTACTCCTGAAGAAATCCAAGAATATTACAATCAGAACAAAAGCCTCTATCTCAATGATAAAGGCGAACTTGAAAGTATCCAAACCGCAAGAAAAAAGATCCAAAAAGACGTCCAAATGCAAAAAGCTCAAGCTCAGGCACTCAAAGAATATTTAAAGCTGAAAAAAGGTGAAGCCCAAAAAGTTAAAAATCAAACTTTTTCAGATACAAGTCATCAATATTCTCCGATTATTATGCAAGAACTTCAAAAAGCTAAAATTAACGATACTATAAAACCACAACCCTATGAAGATGGCTATATTGTCATCAAACTTGCAGGCAAAAAAGATGCGCGTCCGAAAGATTTTGAAGAGGCTAAATCTGAAGCTTTAACCCAACTTCAAAGCTTAAAAAAAATACAACTTTTAAAAATCGAAGCCCAGAACAAGCTTGATACCTTTAAAGGCAAAGATATTGGTTTTGTCTATCCAAACTTCAAAGGTAAAATAGAGGGATTAGATGAAAAAGAAGTCGCTGAACTGATGGCGCATATTTTTAATAGTAATAAAAAGTCAAATTTTGCTATAATAAACAAAAAAGCCGTTTTGTATAAGATAAACCAACAAAATTTTAAAAATAAGCTTCAAGAAAATGATGAAAGTTTTATGGTTAATGCAACAGAAAATCTAAAAACTAATTATCTTGATCAAACCCTCATTGATTATCTTAGACAAAAATACGCTATCAAAAGATATTAA
- a CDS encoding adenosylmethionine--8-amino-7-oxononanoate transaminase, whose product MTSKELLESDLKTIWHPCTQMKDHEKLPLIPIKRGKGVYLYDFDGNAYIDCVSSWWVNLFGHGNDYINRKLKEQTDILEHVIFAGFTHEGIVRLSNRLVGLTPKGLEKCFYADNGSSCVEVALKMSYHAHLLDGQKRVKFLSLTNSYHGETIGALSVGAVELYKNTYGGILIQCLQTPVPKNNQDIPDALKALESILEAEGENIAAFILEPLIQCAGNMHMYSAEYVLKASKMCQERGIYVIFDEIAVGFGRSGSLFAYEQCGITPDFLCLSKGLSGGYMPLSVVMTSDKVYEKFYAPYEEHKAFLHSHSYTGNALACACANAVLDIFESEDVIKKNKVLSSFIVSMMDDLKEFEFVSGFRYQGMIFAFDLIGFAPDRRVGLEVFEKGLKKGLLLRPLGNTIYFMPPYVITQEEIKYVFDSLKTILKQIQY is encoded by the coding sequence ATGACTAGCAAAGAATTATTAGAATCAGATCTTAAAACTATTTGGCATCCTTGCACACAGATGAAAGACCACGAAAAACTTCCTTTAATCCCGATTAAGAGGGGTAAGGGAGTTTATTTATATGATTTTGATGGGAATGCGTATATTGATTGCGTGAGTAGCTGGTGGGTTAATTTATTTGGACACGGAAATGATTATATTAATAGGAAGTTAAAAGAACAAACAGATATTCTTGAACACGTGATTTTTGCGGGATTTACCCACGAAGGGATTGTGCGTCTTTCAAATCGTTTGGTTGGACTGACTCCAAAGGGTTTGGAGAAATGTTTTTATGCTGATAACGGATCTTCGTGTGTTGAAGTGGCTTTAAAGATGAGTTATCACGCTCATTTATTGGATGGACAAAAACGAGTAAAATTTTTGTCCTTAACTAATTCTTATCACGGAGAGACCATTGGTGCGCTTTCAGTCGGAGCTGTGGAGCTTTATAAAAACACTTACGGGGGGATTTTGATTCAATGCTTGCAAACGCCTGTTCCTAAAAATAATCAAGACATACCTGATGCTTTGAAGGCATTAGAGAGTATTTTAGAAGCCGAAGGTGAGAATATTGCTGCTTTTATTTTGGAACCTTTAATTCAATGTGCAGGGAATATGCATATGTATTCTGCAGAATATGTTTTAAAAGCTTCGAAAATGTGTCAAGAACGAGGAATTTATGTCATTTTTGATGAAATTGCGGTTGGATTTGGCAGGAGCGGGAGTTTATTTGCTTATGAACAATGCGGGATAACTCCTGATTTTTTATGTCTTTCAAAGGGATTGAGTGGCGGATATATGCCTTTATCGGTTGTGATGACAAGTGATAAGGTTTATGAGAAATTTTATGCTCCTTATGAAGAACATAAGGCATTTTTGCACTCTCACAGTTATACGGGAAATGCTTTGGCGTGTGCGTGTGCGAATGCGGTATTGGATATTTTTGAATCTGAAGATGTTATTAAAAAAAATAAGGTTTTAAGTAGCTTCATTGTTTCAATGATGGATGACTTGAAAGAATTTGAATTCGTATCTGGTTTTCGTTATCAAGGGATGATTTTTGCTTTTGACTTGATAGGTTTCGCCCCTGATAGAAGAGTGGGGCTTGAAGTGTTTGAAAAAGGATTGAAAAAAGGTCTTTTGCTCCGTCCTTTAGGCAATACGATTTATTTTATGCCTCCTTATGTAATCACTCAAGAAGAAATAAAATATGTTTTTGATTCTTTAAAGACTATCTTAAAACAAATCCAATATTAA
- the pyrH gene encoding UMP kinase produces the protein MEAKKKRVLVKFSGEAMAGENGFGIDSTILAYIAGEIKSLAQNDIEVGIVIGGGNIIRGVSASAGGIIRRTSGDYMGMLATVINAVAMQEALEHIGMDVRVQSAIEIKEICESYIYRKAIRHLEKGRIVIFGAGTGNPFFTTDTAATLRAVEIGADMIVKATKVDGVYDKDPQKFQDAKKIDKLSYDEALRDDIKVMDDTAIALAKDNKLPIAVCNMFKQENLLKIIRDNAGICSMVK, from the coding sequence ATGGAAGCCAAAAAAAAGCGCGTCTTGGTAAAGTTTTCAGGTGAAGCAATGGCGGGAGAAAATGGGTTTGGCATTGATAGCACTATTCTTGCTTATATTGCAGGGGAAATTAAATCTTTGGCTCAAAATGATATAGAAGTGGGGATTGTGATCGGAGGAGGTAATATTATTAGAGGCGTGAGCGCATCTGCAGGAGGGATTATCAGACGCACAAGTGGGGATTATATGGGAATGCTTGCAACAGTGATCAATGCTGTGGCAATGCAAGAAGCTTTGGAGCATATCGGTATGGATGTGAGGGTGCAAAGCGCGATTGAGATAAAAGAAATCTGTGAAAGTTATATTTACAGAAAAGCAATCAGGCATCTTGAAAAAGGAAGAATTGTAATTTTTGGTGCAGGAACAGGGAATCCATTTTTTACTACCGATACGGCTGCTACCTTAAGAGCGGTGGAAATAGGTGCGGATATGATTGTAAAAGCTACAAAGGTGGATGGGGTTTATGATAAGGATCCTCAAAAATTTCAAGATGCTAAGAAAATAGATAAGTTAAGTTATGATGAGGCGTTGAGAGATGATATTAAAGTGATGGATGATACCGCTATTGCTTTGGCAAAAGATAATAAACTTCCTATTGCCGTATGCAATATGTTTAAGCAGGAGAATTTGTTAAAAATCATAAGAGATAATGCGGGCATTTGCTCTATGGTAAAATAA
- a CDS encoding DNA-directed RNA polymerase subunit omega: MVFYFLKKGLKLRTEEIVAKALERIGNDRYILSNLVFSRVKQLSAGAKPLVDMDLKKNKLADIAMREIAEGKVGIDRIDEQN; encoded by the coding sequence TTGGTATTTTATTTTTTAAAGAAAGGATTAAAATTGAGAACTGAAGAAATTGTAGCAAAAGCACTCGAAAGAATAGGTAATGACAGATATATACTCTCAAACTTGGTATTTTCCCGAGTTAAGCAGTTGAGTGCAGGGGCAAAACCTTTAGTGGATATGGATTTAAAAAAAAATAAGCTTGCTGATATTGCAATGAGAGAGATTGCGGAGGGAAAAGTAGGCATTGATAGAATCGATGAACAAAATTAG
- a CDS encoding RelA/SpoT family protein, which translates to MEFFDTLKKITDPQEAIQTLGTLTQITSKVHNALDIATKYHAGQKRKSGEPYVVHPICVACIVAFYGGDEAMICSALLHDVVEDTLCDIDVIKREFGNDVAILVDALTKITEIRKEELVSNHSSQRLIISALSFRKMLVAAVKDPRALVIKISDRLHNMLTLEVLPYEKQIRISEETLVVYAPVAHRLGISSIKNELEDKSFHYIFPQEYEKIHNYLKENRQSLSLRLNHFIDKLNKMILNMGFSDSDFRIESRVKRPYSIYLKMQRKGVSVDEILDLLAVRIIVKNPIDCYKVLGIVHLNFKPIVSRFKDYIALPKENGYQTIHTTIFDEALVYEIQIRTFDMHKSAEYGIAAHWKYKTGGMIPSLEWLHNLQYQNNTIEEFYELAKNDLYQEDIVVFSPDGDTYALPVGAVALDFAYAVHSELGDNAKEAYVNNQKVSLLQTLRSGDIVRIVSGEQSVPKCTWVDAVKTSRAKSHLRLQRQNQIREIERKSAVNILATIFGKNHKTFERYLSIKGFDNSLFKVTKDIGFLQDLKNKIKQSFNTESSFFAKIRMNLLKLKKIELENFVIYTNRNVNEVLFDYCCHPKYGDEILAIITGQKAVVHHKLCEKLSEDIDSGIPMVFVEWAKKIKTAYKVIVALEDKKGTLANFLTTLAKNGCNVIGVSYLGYKSQFSTHCEILFEADLKDIKPFKELMMRKYKVIEFSSLKDAYQS; encoded by the coding sequence TTGGAATTTTTTGATACCTTAAAAAAAATTACCGATCCCCAAGAGGCAATCCAAACTCTAGGTACTTTGACGCAAATTACTTCAAAAGTTCATAATGCTTTGGATATTGCTACAAAATATCACGCCGGTCAAAAAAGAAAAAGTGGCGAACCTTATGTTGTCCATCCTATTTGTGTGGCGTGTATCGTTGCTTTTTATGGCGGGGATGAGGCAATGATTTGCTCAGCTTTGCTTCATGATGTAGTAGAAGATACGCTGTGCGATATTGACGTCATCAAGCGTGAATTTGGGAATGATGTAGCTATTTTGGTAGATGCGCTTACCAAGATTACTGAAATCAGAAAAGAAGAATTGGTGTCCAATCATTCCAGTCAAAGATTGATTATTTCAGCTTTGTCATTTAGAAAAATGCTTGTTGCAGCAGTTAAAGATCCTAGGGCATTAGTGATAAAAATTAGCGACAGACTTCATAATATGCTTACGCTTGAAGTGTTGCCCTATGAAAAACAAATTCGAATTTCAGAAGAAACTTTGGTTGTGTATGCTCCCGTAGCACATCGTTTGGGTATTTCATCAATTAAGAATGAACTTGAAGATAAAAGTTTTCATTATATTTTTCCCCAAGAATATGAAAAAATTCACAACTATCTGAAAGAAAACAGGCAATCTTTATCATTGAGACTGAATCATTTTATTGATAAACTTAATAAAATGATTTTAAATATGGGTTTTTCCGATTCTGATTTCCGTATAGAAAGCAGGGTAAAGCGACCTTATTCTATTTATTTAAAAATGCAAAGAAAAGGTGTAAGCGTTGATGAGATTCTAGATTTGCTTGCAGTCAGGATTATCGTCAAAAATCCCATTGATTGCTATAAAGTTTTAGGAATCGTTCATTTGAATTTCAAGCCAATTGTATCAAGATTTAAAGATTATATTGCTTTGCCCAAGGAAAACGGCTATCAAACTATCCATACAACTATTTTTGATGAGGCTTTAGTTTATGAAATTCAAATCCGTACTTTTGATATGCACAAAAGTGCAGAATATGGAATTGCTGCTCATTGGAAATATAAAACCGGCGGTATGATTCCAAGTTTAGAATGGTTGCATAATTTGCAATATCAAAATAACACGATCGAAGAGTTTTACGAACTTGCCAAAAATGACTTGTATCAGGAAGATATCGTTGTATTTTCACCCGATGGAGACACTTATGCACTTCCTGTAGGGGCAGTTGCCCTTGATTTTGCCTATGCAGTTCATAGCGAGCTTGGAGACAATGCCAAAGAAGCTTATGTCAATAATCAAAAAGTTTCTCTACTCCAGACGCTTAGAAGCGGGGATATCGTCAGGATTGTTTCTGGAGAACAGAGCGTGCCTAAATGCACTTGGGTTGATGCAGTGAAAACTTCTAGGGCAAAAAGTCATTTGAGATTGCAGCGTCAAAATCAGATTCGAGAGATTGAGAGAAAAAGTGCTGTTAATATTTTAGCCACGATTTTTGGGAAGAATCATAAGACCTTTGAGAGATATCTTTCTATAAAAGGCTTTGATAATTCCCTTTTTAAAGTCACCAAAGATATAGGATTCTTGCAAGATTTAAAAAATAAAATCAAACAAAGTTTTAATACTGAATCGAGTTTCTTTGCTAAGATCCGTATGAATCTGCTCAAGCTTAAAAAAATTGAACTGGAAAACTTTGTGATTTATACGAATCGAAATGTAAATGAAGTCTTATTTGATTATTGTTGCCATCCTAAATATGGAGATGAAATTTTAGCTATCATTACGGGTCAAAAAGCAGTGGTGCATCATAAGTTATGCGAAAAACTCAGTGAAGATATTGATTCTGGCATACCAATGGTGTTTGTAGAATGGGCAAAGAAAATCAAAACCGCCTATAAAGTGATTGTTGCTTTAGAGGATAAAAAAGGTACGTTGGCGAATTTTTTAACTACTTTGGCAAAAAATGGTTGCAATGTGATTGGGGTATCTTATTTGGGGTATAAAAGCCAATTTTCAACGCATTGTGAAATTTTATTTGAAGCAGATTTAAAAGATATTAAACCATTTAAAGAGTTAATGATGAGAAAATATAAGGTGATAGAATTTTCAAGCTTAAAAGACGCATATCAAAGTTGA